CTGATTCCCTAGACTTTATTCTCCTACAAGGCTCACTCAACTTTCTACCAAAAACAAGAACCCTTGATGTAGATCAACACATTGTGAAGTGTTGTTCCGTAAAAAGCAATCTTGGCGTAGAAGCAGTCGTCGCAACTCAACGGATGACCTGTAGATTAAACGTGGTGTAATGGGTGACTACAGTAGTTTTACTGAATTTTCCTTTTATCTTAGGAAGATCCATCCCCGTCTGCCATCCGGATATATCCTGAAAACAGCCCATAGGATTAGGAAAACTTTATACAAACTTAAGATAAAAGTAAACTTCGATTCAGGGACTAGAGTGAAGACAGTGCTAGTTGACTGAGAGTTCAACCAGCAGGAAACTGGATTGCCGCTACGGGGAAGCCTATCAGCTTGGGCTGCGGTTTTCTCCGTAATCTTACTAGTGCTTTCTACAGTATATGGATAGTGTACCAGGACGATTTTATAAATTTTCCGTTAGATCACGGATTAATCATTCCACTGTTGTTTGCTAAGGTGCCGATTTCCTGACATCACCTAGGGGCGATCGCGGCATTATGTATTCCTCAACACCTTATGTCCAGCGTGCTTGTCTCAAATCCTTGGACTGAAAACCTCCACCTCCACACCATACTGAGGATCCCCCTGAAAGCTACGTTTTGAAAAAGAGTGGCTTCTCTAAGATTTAACAATTATGTATCAAAATTTTACAAGTGGGTTGCCCTGCATCAAGGGGATCTGCTGTAGAACCTCCGTGAGCGAGGAGCAGTGATGGGCGATCGCCCCGGTATGCTCCGTAGGCTCATCCCAGTAGGCTCGTCTAAGATGCCCGACACGATGCGGTTGAGTCCCCTTCTGAAGAGTCCAAATTTCCGCTATGATGACTCCCGACCCATTCGTAGGGCCCTGGGTATGTCGGCAATCGCTCCTCCTGACGAGGCAACCTAGACCGAGCTAGTTTTCCTAAAGGCGATCGCTGGGCATATCACGATACACTCTGACCTTGTTGTCTTGCCTTAGGCTAGAAGACGCTAGCAGCAGCTTAAAAGCGGTTGGTTCTAGTCGTTGTGTACTGTTCTCGTTTACTTTCTTGGATCAAATCTCTATGTATCTGCAACATTCTCCTCGTCGAACTAAAATCGTTGCCACTATTGGCCCTGCGACCAGTAGCCCAGAGGTGTTGCGGGACTTGATCGAGGCGGGAGCAACCACCCTCCGTCTAAATTTTTCCCACGGCACCCATGAGGATCACAAGCGCAGCATTCGCCTGATCCGCCAGGTGTCGTTTGAGCTTAATCAGCCGGTGGGCATCTTACAGGATCTCCAGGGCCCGAAAATTCGCCTAGGGCGCTTTGAAGATGGGCCCATTACCCTCAACCGGGGCGATCGCTTCACCCTCACCAGTCGCGTGGTACCCGGCGATCGCACCATCAGCTCGGTGACCTACGAACCCCTGGCTGATGAAGTACCGGAAGGCTCCACCATCCTCTTAGATGATGGCCGGGTGGAAATGCGCGTTGAGGAAGTAGATAAAGTCAACCGTGCCCTGCATTGCAGCGTGGTGGTGGAGGGGGTGCTCTCCAATAACAAGGGTGTCAACTTTCCGGGGGTCTACCTTTCCATTAAAGCGATGACCGATAAGGATCGAGAAGATCTGATGTTTGGTCTCGATCAAGGGGTAGATTGGGTCGCCCTCAGCTTTGTACGCAACCCCCAAGATATTCTAGAAATTAAAGAGCTGATCTCCAGCGCTGGCAAACATGTGCCGGTGATTGCCAAGATTGAGAAACACGAAGCCATTGAGCAAATGGAAGCCATCCTGGCCCTCTGTGATGGGGTGATGGTAGCCCGGGGAGATTTGGGGGTGGAGGTGCCCGCTGAAGACGTACCGATTTTACAAAAACGCTTGATTGCCGTTGCCAACCGTCAAGGGATTCCGGTGATCACCGCCACCCAAATGCTCGACAGCATGGTCAGCAGCCCCAGAGCCACGCGGGCAGAGATTTCTGACGTAGCCAACGCCATTTTGGATGGCACCGATGCGGTGATGCTGTCCAACGAAACGGCGGTGGGCAGATATCCAGTACAGGCGGTGCAGACCATGGCCCGCATTGCCACCCGCATTGAGCAAGATCACCCATCCTTCCATAACGTAGACGGGTTAGTGGGACAGTCGATTCCCAATGCCATCAGCCAAGCAGTGGGAGATATTGCGAAGCAGTTAAACGCTGCTGCCATTATGACCTTGACGAAAAGCGGTGCTACAGCCCGCAACGTGTCTAAGTTTCGTCCCTACACGCCCATCTTGGCAATCACGCCGCAAGTGAGCGTCGCCCGGCAACTGCAGTTGGTATGGGGGGTAAAACCGCTGCTGGTGCTCGATCTATCCTCCACAGGACAGACGTTTAATGCAGCTTTGAGCGTGGCCCAGGAGAAAGATTTACTCAAAGAACAGGATTTGGTGGTGATGACGGCGGGAACGCTGCAAGGAGTCTCTGGTTCCACAGACCTAATTAAGGTAGAAGTGGTGACCTCGGTGCTAGGGCGAGGGACGGGAATCGGTCAGGGAGCCGTGAGCGGCCGTGCCCGCGTGGTGCACACCGGTATGGAAGCCGGTACCTTTAATCCTGGCGATATTTTGGTTGCACCCAGCACCAATGCCGACTTTGTGGAAGCAATCCGCCAAGCCGCTGGCATTGTTACCGAAGATGATAGTCTCACCTGCCATGCGGCGGTGATTGGTCTACGGCTGGGCGTGCCGGTGATTGTTGGGGTAAAAAATGCCACCCGCTCCATTCGTGAGGGAGCCATTCTCA
This portion of the Candidatus Obscuribacterales bacterium genome encodes:
- the pyk gene encoding pyruvate kinase is translated as MYLQHSPRRTKIVATIGPATSSPEVLRDLIEAGATTLRLNFSHGTHEDHKRSIRLIRQVSFELNQPVGILQDLQGPKIRLGRFEDGPITLNRGDRFTLTSRVVPGDRTISSVTYEPLADEVPEGSTILLDDGRVEMRVEEVDKVNRALHCSVVVEGVLSNNKGVNFPGVYLSIKAMTDKDREDLMFGLDQGVDWVALSFVRNPQDILEIKELISSAGKHVPVIAKIEKHEAIEQMEAILALCDGVMVARGDLGVEVPAEDVPILQKRLIAVANRQGIPVITATQMLDSMVSSPRATRAEISDVANAILDGTDAVMLSNETAVGRYPVQAVQTMARIATRIEQDHPSFHNVDGLVGQSIPNAISQAVGDIAKQLNAAAIMTLTKSGATARNVSKFRPYTPILAITPQVSVARQLQLVWGVKPLLVLDLSSTGQTFNAALSVAQEKDLLKEQDLVVMTAGTLQGVSGSTDLIKVEVVTSVLGRGTGIGQGAVSGRARVVHTGMEAGTFNPGDILVAPSTNADFVEAIRQAAGIVTEDDSLTCHAAVIGLRLGVPVIVGVKNATRSIREGAILTLDVQRGIVYSGAIAPSQNEAALPV